One Pseudobutyrivibrio xylanivorans genomic window, ATGTTGTTAAAGTTGTTTCAAATAATGCCATTGGTGCTGTTATAAATATCTTGAGAAATTCAAGAACAACAAACTCATATGCATATGAGGTTTTGGTTAATGGAGAAAAACTGATTTTAGATGTTACACAGTTAGTTAAAGCAGATAGCAATAATAAAAGCTTTGATTCAAGAAAAGAATTTGATGCATATTTATCTTCGTTAGCCATTAGCAATCCTGGTAAAGATTTGTATTCAATCAAGTCGGCTAATATAGATTTTATTCCTTATCAATATAGACCTGTTTTAAAAATGATTAAATCAGATCAGCCACGTATCCTTATTGCAGATGATGTTGGTGTGGGTAAGACAATAGAGGCTGGATTAATTGTTAAGGAATTGACCGCAAGACAATCAATGAAGAATATAATGATTTTTTGCCCAAGACCTTTGGTCGCAGAAGGTAAATGGCAAAATGAAATGAAAAATAAATTTGGAGAAAAGTTTACTCACATTGATAGAAGCAAGCTTAGGGCGGCTATTAAAGAATGTGATTATGATGGAGAATGGCCAGATGAATACGGAAGATGTATTATTCCGTATTCTATTTTGGATGAGCAACTTCTTGGTGGTATGGATGAACCAGGAAAAAGGAAGGAATTAGGTCTTTTAGATTTAAATCCTTCTCCTAAATTTGATTTGGTAATTGTTGATGAGGCACATCATATTAGAAATCAGAATACTCAAGCTTATCAAGTAATACAATATTTTTGCATGCATGCTGAAGCAGTAGTTTTTCTTACTGCTACTCCTATTCAGCTTGGTGATAGAGATTTATTCGTTTTACTTAACCTTTTGAGACCGGATTATATTATTGATGAAGATACATATAAATCAATGGCAGAACCTAATCCGTATATTAATAAAGCGATTGATATCGTTAGGGGACGACAAGCTGAATGGAGAGATAATGCTATTTCTATTCTTACTTCAGCTCAAGCACTAGAGTGGAGTAATAGAACGGCATTAGGACAACAGTTAGTTGAACTTTGCGAAAAAATAAGTTGTGCTTCTGATGATTCCAAAGATAGAGTGGAGATTATATCAAGGCTTGAGAAGTTACACACATTTAGCAATATTATTAATCGAACACGTAAAAGAGATATTGGAAATTTTACAACTAGAAAACCAATTACAGTTCGCTGTGATTTCACACCGCAACAGCAAAAACTGTATGATGAATTAATTGAAGTGCAGTCTAAAATTTTATCTACATATTATAAGGACTCAATGATTAAGTTTTTAATGTCTACTTTATTTAGGCAAGCAGCAAGCTGTATTTTTGGATTGGCGCCAAGTATAGAAGACATTTTGACAAGACATATTTCTTTGGAGGGGATAGAAGAAAATTTTGATAATTTCGAGTCGGAAGATGGGTTTAAAATAACTGTTTCTGATGAAATAAAGAAAGAAATAATCCAAGTAGTTAATGATGCTAGAACTATTGATGTTAAGGATAATAAATTAGATGCACTGATTAAAATTATTCGTGAAAAAAATACATTTGAAAACAACAAAATAATGATTTTTAGTGCATTTAGACATACATTAAATTACTTGTATGAGCATTTGAAAGAAGAAGGTTATAGAGTAGGCCTGGTAACTGGTAGTACTAAGGATGAGGACCGAATTCTGCAAAGAGAGCGGTTTATGAAGAAAAAAGAAGATGAAATGTCTTTGGATATTTTATTGTTTTCTGAAGTAGGGTGTGAAGGCCTTGATTATCAGTTTTGCGATTGTATGATAAATTATGATCTTCCGTGGAATCCGATGCGTATAGAACAACGTATAGGAAGAATTGATCGTAACGGTCAAAAAAGCGATTCAGTACTTATTTACAATATGATAACTGACGGTACAATCGATGCTGATATTTATGACAGATGCTTAACACGAATTGGTGTATTTAATGAGTCATTAGGTTGCGGGGAACTTATACTTGGTGAATTGACAAAAGAAATCCAGAATATAGCGGTTGATTATAAACTTACAGAAGAAGAAAAGAAAGATAAGTTAGTTCAGCTTTCTGATAATAAGATTCGTCTGCTTAATGAAAATAGAATTATGGAAGAGAATCAATATGATTTTCTTAGTATTAGAATGCCTTTTGATGATGATAAAGAAAATATCAGAAATAATACTGGCAATTGGATGACAGTAGAAAAAGTAGAAAACCTTATCAATGAATGGTTAAAGAAGAATTATTCAAAAGAACTAGTCAGAAAAAATGAAAGTATATTTGTTTCTTTGTCTAAGATAGAAAGAACTGAATTGCTTTCAAAATATAAAAAAATGAAATATAAACTTTCGTTCTATGATAAAGAGTGGGTAAATTACCTTAAAGGAACAGAAGATAAGTATGTTTTTTCTTTTGATGCAGAGCTGGCAAAAAGAATTGAGGTTAATTACGTTGGCTTAACACATCCGATGACGATTATGGCCAGTTATGATTTGGTTGAATCTGATAAAAAATTTATTAGATTAAAAGCTAGACCAGATATGCATTTAGATAAAAAAATTGATTTTGCGATTTACGAATGGAGATATATTGGTGAGCACAATAATAGTCAATTAAAAATAATTGCTGATGAAGAATACTCCGATGTTATTGAAAAATTAATTTTGGAGAGCTCTGTTATAACGGGAGGAATTCCTGTAGAGATTGACAAGTTTTATGAACGTCAGCAAGCATTATGGAGTGAAGAACGACAAGAGTTTATTGAAAAGCAAAAAGAAATTTTTAATAGACGAGAAGAGAGCTTGAAGATTAGTTATCAACATAGACTGGAAACCATAAAAAGACAAGAACTTCTGGCAGACAATGCAAACATTACAAGAATGAAAAAGAAAGAATATGAAAATGTTATGCGAGATCTCGAAGCAAGGTTAGATGAGCAAGAAAATAAAAAAATGAAAGTTGATCTTCTATCCAAGTTCGTTTGTGCCGGAAGTATAGAGGTGAGTGAATGAGCGATTTTAGAAATTTTATAGATGATTTACCTAGTGTAGAAGAGGCTGATTTTGAGGAATATGCAAATCTAATGCAAATGTATGTAGTTGCTGCCAAAAAGAGTAATTCTTTTGAAGGGACCAAGCGACTTTTAACGGAGCTATATCCAGATAATGCACATTTTATATATGAGCTATTGCAAAACTCGGAGGATGCTTGTGCCAGAAATGTCAGCTTTTATTTAAAAAGTGATTGTTTAATTATGTCACATGATGGAAGTAAAATATTTACTTTAAATGATGTAAAGGGAATTACAAATATTGGTAATAGCACAAAGAAAAATGATTCTACAAGTGTGGGGAAGTTTGGCGTTGGCTTTAAGTCTGTGTTCTCATTTACTGATGCGCCGCGAGTGTATTCACAGGATTATAATTTTGAGATAGTTGATATGCTCATGCCTCGAAGGATTGAGAATTTAAATGAGCGAAAAGCAGGCGATACCGTTTTTGTCTTTCCTTTTAAAGGTGAACAAAATGAACAGAAAAAGTATTACGAGCAGATATCAGAAGAATTAAAAAGTCTTTCAGACAGCACAATTATGTTTTTAAATAATATTCATCAAATATCATATGATATCGATGATAGTGAAAGCGGTACAATTACCAAAGAAAAAGTGGAAGACTATATATATAGAATTGTTTCGTCTAGCAAGTCTACAGATAATTATTGGATGATTTTTGGTAAAGGAGTAGACGAATTAAAAGCAGAAAAAAACAAGCTTCGTGTTAATGTTGCTTATTTTTTGAACAATTATGGTGATAGATATGAGGTTTCTTCTGTTAAGGGGTCTGTTAATATTTTCTTTCCAGCAGTAAAAGAGCATTCTAATTTGAGATTTATTATTAATGGGCCTTTCGCATCTACAGTTGCTAGAGATAGTGTTCGAGATTGTGAAGAGAATGATCTCCTGTTTGAAAAAATTTTTGAATTGATGGTAGAATCTATCGATGTTATCAAGGAAAAAGGTCTTCTAGATATTTCCGTTTATAATATGCTTCCTAATAACATAGATGAATTAGAAGGAAGATATGCGCTTCTTAGAGACAAGCTAATAGAAGAATTTGATCAACATAAATGGCTACTGGGTGCCAATGGGGATTATTACTCTGTCTCAGAGTTGGTTAGAACAACACCTAACATCCAAGGATTATTTGATTTTAAATTACTGAAGGAAGCATTGGGGTTAGATCAAAAGGATTGGTTATGCATGGCTCCTTTGCGTAAGAAGAATTGTATTAATCTTTTTGATTCGCTACCTTTTTTTAAAGCATCGTACAAGTCATTAACGGGATTGTTCATTAGTGAAAAAAGGTACATGATCGAATCATATATTAAAAAGAGCACTCCTGATTGGCTAAATAATTTCTATATGTTTTTAATTGATTATTGCAATTCGTTTCAAGAACCTAGGATGACATTACACTTAGATGAAGTAATTAGTAATTTACGTGAAACAAAAATTTTGTTGTCTAATAAAGGAGATTATATAGAACCTAAAAACATGTATTTGCCGGGAGATAGTATTTTAGAAAACATAAATTATTTAAACTCTGATTTCGTGAGGCAAGACAATTTACAGGTGTTATGGCACTTGTTAAAAATACAGCCTTTTAACGATGCCGCAAGTGCAAAATTATTAATTAAAGCAATAAAAGCGTATAAAGAAGTTTCGAGTGAGTATTTAAAATCTATTTTCCAATTGGTCGGAACTTTACAGGAATCGGACTTTTCTTGGGCTAAGGATGAAAAAATATGGTTTACAAGTACAGAAAGACAAAAAGTTAGTATAAATGAACTATATCTTGATGAGCCGTACGAGCAAACTGGATATGAAGCAATTGCTTGTTCCCTTCAAGGTATATATGGATTATCGGATGATTATTATGATTTCTTTTCTAAAAATAATAAACTTGAAGAGTTTTGTGATTTCGTGAAAAGATTAGGAATTAATTATGAGTTATCCATAATTAAAGCAGATGTAAAGAAAAATCCATTATATCAAACTGCATTATATAATTATAGTGATAATGTGACGAGTCACTCAACAAGTGAAGATTATACAATTGCAGGATTGGAAGAAATTGTAATGAGTCCAAGTGAATACACTTCAAAAACCATATGGAATTATATGATAGGTTTAAAATCATTGCCAAGGTATTGCAAGGCTACTTTTTCACCTAATAGAACAAGTCCTTCTAGAAAGTGTGATTCGACATTAATTCTATTACTAAGAGATAACGAGTGGATTCCAAGTAATGAAGATGGTTCCTTTTACAAGCCTGCAGATATTTCTAAAGAACAGCTTCCGGAAGGCTTTATTTGGGAAGATAATAGTTTATTTTTAAAACTTGTTCTTTTTGGTACAAACAAAAATCGTATAAAAATTCAAAGTGAAAAACTGATTTCGGAATGGGGAGTATCTGAGGATTCGGAACAGGCTAAGGCATTGCGTGCATTATTAACTAATCCGCAGGTTGCTGCAGGTATCCTGAAGATGGTCAATGAAGAAGAAAAAAAATATGACTTAAGTGAAGCACTATCTGCTCAGAATAAAAGTCAGATGGATGAGGTTGATGATGAGGCATTAATTTCCGGAAGTGTGAAAAATGTCACCAGAAGAAAAGGAAAGATCATTGAAGAACTTGAAGAAGGAGTTAAACGTCCGAAGGGGCTAAAAAAGCTAGCAATCATAAGCAGACAGAAAGCAGAGCCTAGCGAAAGGGAATTCCTATATAGTCAATATCATGGTCGATGTCAGATATGTGATTCTACAATAACAAAATGGAATGGGCAAAAGTATTTTGAAGGAATTAATCTATTAAATACTAGTACACTTGATGATAAATTAAAGAGAACGTTAACAACAGGCTGGAATTCCATATGTTTTTGCCCAAATCACGCAGCTGAGTACAAGTTTTGTTCAATTGACTTATCAACTCTTGCAAAGCAAATTGAGGATATTGAAATTGAAGAGGGTGATGATGAATTAATTGGACTAGAAATAGAAATGCAGGGCCTAAAACAGACAATAAAATATACACCGAAGCATTTTTTGGCATTAAAGACTGCGTTTGAATATTTCTTGGATAAAGAAGATAAGTAAAAAAGCGTTTTGGCGTTTTGGCGTTGACTGTGGTAATAATACAAAGTATAATAAAGGAGATCTAAAAAATGGAAGATGTAAGAGTAAGTGTGAGACTAACACCTGAAATGCATGAGAAACTGAAGATTATAGCAATTAAGAGAAAAACTAATATGAAT contains:
- a CDS encoding sacsin N-terminal ATP-binding-like domain-containing protein, with amino-acid sequence MSDFRNFIDDLPSVEEADFEEYANLMQMYVVAAKKSNSFEGTKRLLTELYPDNAHFIYELLQNSEDACARNVSFYLKSDCLIMSHDGSKIFTLNDVKGITNIGNSTKKNDSTSVGKFGVGFKSVFSFTDAPRVYSQDYNFEIVDMLMPRRIENLNERKAGDTVFVFPFKGEQNEQKKYYEQISEELKSLSDSTIMFLNNIHQISYDIDDSESGTITKEKVEDYIYRIVSSSKSTDNYWMIFGKGVDELKAEKNKLRVNVAYFLNNYGDRYEVSSVKGSVNIFFPAVKEHSNLRFIINGPFASTVARDSVRDCEENDLLFEKIFELMVESIDVIKEKGLLDISVYNMLPNNIDELEGRYALLRDKLIEEFDQHKWLLGANGDYYSVSELVRTTPNIQGLFDFKLLKEALGLDQKDWLCMAPLRKKNCINLFDSLPFFKASYKSLTGLFISEKRYMIESYIKKSTPDWLNNFYMFLIDYCNSFQEPRMTLHLDEVISNLRETKILLSNKGDYIEPKNMYLPGDSILENINYLNSDFVRQDNLQVLWHLLKIQPFNDAASAKLLIKAIKAYKEVSSEYLKSIFQLVGTLQESDFSWAKDEKIWFTSTERQKVSINELYLDEPYEQTGYEAIACSLQGIYGLSDDYYDFFSKNNKLEEFCDFVKRLGINYELSIIKADVKKNPLYQTALYNYSDNVTSHSTSEDYTIAGLEEIVMSPSEYTSKTIWNYMIGLKSLPRYCKATFSPNRTSPSRKCDSTLILLLRDNEWIPSNEDGSFYKPADISKEQLPEGFIWEDNSLFLKLVLFGTNKNRIKIQSEKLISEWGVSEDSEQAKALRALLTNPQVAAGILKMVNEEEKKYDLSEALSAQNKSQMDEVDDEALISGSVKNVTRRKGKIIEELEEGVKRPKGLKKLAIISRQKAEPSEREFLYSQYHGRCQICDSTITKWNGQKYFEGINLLNTSTLDDKLKRTLTTGWNSICFCPNHAAEYKFCSIDLSTLAKQIEDIEIEEGDDELIGLEIEMQGLKQTIKYTPKHFLALKTAFEYFLDKEDK
- a CDS encoding DEAD/DEAH box helicase, yielding MNEINVGDVVKVVSNNAIGAVINILRNSRTTNSYAYEVLVNGEKLILDVTQLVKADSNNKSFDSRKEFDAYLSSLAISNPGKDLYSIKSANIDFIPYQYRPVLKMIKSDQPRILIADDVGVGKTIEAGLIVKELTARQSMKNIMIFCPRPLVAEGKWQNEMKNKFGEKFTHIDRSKLRAAIKECDYDGEWPDEYGRCIIPYSILDEQLLGGMDEPGKRKELGLLDLNPSPKFDLVIVDEAHHIRNQNTQAYQVIQYFCMHAEAVVFLTATPIQLGDRDLFVLLNLLRPDYIIDEDTYKSMAEPNPYINKAIDIVRGRQAEWRDNAISILTSAQALEWSNRTALGQQLVELCEKISCASDDSKDRVEIISRLEKLHTFSNIINRTRKRDIGNFTTRKPITVRCDFTPQQQKLYDELIEVQSKILSTYYKDSMIKFLMSTLFRQAASCIFGLAPSIEDILTRHISLEGIEENFDNFESEDGFKITVSDEIKKEIIQVVNDARTIDVKDNKLDALIKIIREKNTFENNKIMIFSAFRHTLNYLYEHLKEEGYRVGLVTGSTKDEDRILQRERFMKKKEDEMSLDILLFSEVGCEGLDYQFCDCMINYDLPWNPMRIEQRIGRIDRNGQKSDSVLIYNMITDGTIDADIYDRCLTRIGVFNESLGCGELILGELTKEIQNIAVDYKLTEEEKKDKLVQLSDNKIRLLNENRIMEENQYDFLSIRMPFDDDKENIRNNTGNWMTVEKVENLINEWLKKNYSKELVRKNESIFVSLSKIERTELLSKYKKMKYKLSFYDKEWVNYLKGTEDKYVFSFDAELAKRIEVNYVGLTHPMTIMASYDLVESDKKFIRLKARPDMHLDKKIDFAIYEWRYIGEHNNSQLKIIADEEYSDVIEKLILESSVITGGIPVEIDKFYERQQALWSEERQEFIEKQKEIFNRREESLKISYQHRLETIKRQELLADNANITRMKKKEYENVMRDLEARLDEQENKKMKVDLLSKFVCAGSIEVSE